A region of uncultured Carboxylicivirga sp. DNA encodes the following proteins:
- a CDS encoding T9SS type A sorting domain-containing protein has product MKKHLFKYSILFAASILAILAIYFLNQKSEIKDGFAATRIKSSFSPKATPGSAEERDEFFFNVLRDPSTNSIPEGIRTKEVALFNQFKALNLKSTQADNYTWSEVGPGDVGGRTRALAIDIRNANHVLAGGVSGGIWRSTDKGQSWSLQTTQTESFAVNSICQDTRIGHQDTWYYVGGEFSGNSANARSAYYTGYGLHRSTDNGVTWEAIIDDTNPYSWNSLLDYASKIMVDPITGTIYIAAHSYGIIYAYENLGEYKIGAVIGGSNDHYYSDFDIDSNGNMIVTLSEYGYDADKTMSAGVYYRPVGSSVFTKIEMESTNPDGFPTTFSRSVVKFAPSNPNIAYVYTVDGSTPYFHVVHINQSTVANSYLTDRTANLPTYGSLGSQGSYNMTLAVKPDDDDFVIVGSTSLFRSSDAFATTPDINFGWIGGYGPEGSNVFFYPNHHPDCHITVFDPSNANAVWSGHDGGLSYVSDITQSITIPELLPWQDMNNGYNVTQFYTLANPMMANETRYLGGTQDNGSPFFKTGSSSSVDISTGDGSYCYLSPNYAYISTQNGSLMRTGYNQTTGDPLNPYSSSGPYNWSQITPTDATGQLFINPFCIDPTGDTTMYYAGGEQLWINLNVENISNYNSGTTTEGWYAPAVLDVPGEVITTMASSKVPSHIFYYATYTGTFPNLYRVDNSVAEESAISRTTITMSAASEGSYPYYIAVNPYDADEIIVVFANYGVPSLFHSTDGGATFTIIDGNLAATEALPGPSIRSAAILNWNGVKTYYVSTSIGAYETSTLAGASTQWTNIDSNNLGNVVCNRVKASEFDGKVIVATHGRGLFTGESANPLYISEKLPNLDRLTTSLSDAINISNVFGHKTGADITLTLASNSTPSAVSASINNNTLMLSYENSTAGLALITLQATSGTDVGQVTFAVTVKKDGSTNVDNLVNSGNDDEFTIYPNPTNGIFKIRLEELNNNAADVKIYNMRGQLIDSKSFENISEISEYEFNINQAATGYYLVVIATTDGTKKMKIFKE; this is encoded by the coding sequence ATGAAAAAACATTTATTTAAATACTCCATTCTTTTTGCAGCAAGCATTCTTGCTATTTTGGCAATTTATTTTCTAAATCAAAAATCAGAAATTAAGGACGGTTTTGCTGCAACCAGAATTAAATCCAGTTTTTCTCCCAAAGCCACTCCCGGCTCAGCCGAAGAAAGAGATGAATTCTTTTTCAATGTACTTAGAGATCCTTCCACTAATTCAATTCCAGAAGGAATCAGAACAAAAGAAGTAGCACTTTTCAATCAATTTAAAGCATTAAATCTTAAAAGTACTCAAGCTGATAATTACACCTGGTCTGAAGTTGGTCCTGGTGATGTAGGTGGCCGCACTAGAGCTTTAGCAATTGATATTCGAAATGCAAATCATGTTCTGGCTGGTGGTGTTTCCGGTGGAATCTGGAGATCTACAGACAAGGGACAATCATGGTCGCTGCAAACCACTCAAACCGAATCATTCGCTGTTAATTCCATCTGTCAGGATACCCGAATTGGGCACCAGGATACATGGTATTATGTTGGTGGTGAATTTTCGGGCAACTCAGCTAATGCCCGAAGTGCCTATTATACTGGGTATGGCTTACATCGATCAACAGATAATGGTGTAACGTGGGAAGCTATCATTGATGATACCAATCCATATTCATGGAATAGTTTACTGGATTATGCATCCAAAATAATGGTTGATCCTATCACGGGTACCATTTACATTGCAGCACACAGCTATGGTATAATTTATGCCTATGAAAATTTGGGTGAATATAAGATTGGAGCTGTCATTGGAGGTAGTAATGATCATTATTATTCCGATTTTGACATTGACAGCAACGGTAATATGATTGTTACTTTGTCAGAGTATGGTTATGATGCAGATAAAACTATGTCAGCAGGTGTTTATTATCGTCCGGTTGGATCATCAGTTTTTACAAAAATTGAAATGGAATCGACTAATCCGGATGGATTCCCAACAACTTTTTCACGAAGTGTAGTTAAATTTGCTCCATCCAACCCTAACATAGCCTATGTTTATACGGTTGATGGTTCAACACCATATTTTCATGTTGTTCATATCAATCAGTCAACTGTAGCAAATTCATATTTGACCGATCGAACAGCCAATCTTCCAACCTACGGTTCTTTAGGAAGCCAGGGCAGTTACAATATGACATTAGCGGTTAAACCTGACGATGATGATTTTGTAATCGTTGGCAGTACATCTTTATTCCGATCAAGTGATGCCTTTGCCACAACACCAGATATCAATTTTGGATGGATTGGCGGATATGGCCCAGAAGGTTCCAATGTCTTTTTTTATCCAAATCACCATCCTGATTGTCACATTACTGTTTTTGATCCTTCCAATGCTAATGCTGTTTGGAGCGGTCATGATGGAGGTTTAAGTTACGTATCTGATATTACCCAAAGTATTACTATTCCTGAGTTACTTCCCTGGCAGGATATGAACAATGGATATAATGTGACGCAATTTTATACTTTGGCAAATCCCATGATGGCTAATGAGACTCGTTATCTTGGAGGTACTCAGGACAATGGTTCCCCCTTCTTTAAAACCGGCAGTTCATCTTCTGTTGACATCAGTACGGGTGATGGCTCCTATTGTTATTTATCTCCAAATTACGCATATATTTCAACTCAAAACGGAAGTTTAATGCGAACAGGATATAATCAAACAACGGGTGATCCATTAAATCCATATTCTTCTTCAGGCCCCTATAATTGGTCACAAATTACACCAACAGATGCAACCGGGCAGCTTTTTATCAATCCTTTTTGTATCGATCCAACCGGTGATACAACCATGTATTATGCAGGAGGAGAGCAACTCTGGATTAATCTGAACGTTGAAAATATAAGTAATTATAATTCAGGAACCACAACGGAAGGATGGTATGCTCCTGCGGTACTTGATGTACCAGGTGAAGTAATTACCACCATGGCTTCGTCTAAAGTCCCAAGCCATATTTTCTATTATGCGACATATACCGGGACATTCCCAAATTTATACAGAGTGGATAACAGTGTAGCTGAAGAATCTGCAATCAGCAGAACAACAATTACAATGAGTGCTGCCTCTGAGGGTTCGTACCCATACTATATCGCTGTTAATCCTTATGATGCCGATGAAATTATTGTGGTGTTTGCCAACTATGGAGTTCCTTCTCTTTTTCATTCAACTGACGGAGGAGCAACTTTTACTATTATAGATGGTAATCTAGCAGCCACAGAAGCCTTACCTGGTCCATCCATAAGAAGTGCAGCTATTTTAAACTGGAACGGAGTAAAAACCTATTACGTATCAACCAGTATTGGTGCATATGAAACCAGTACACTGGCTGGAGCCTCAACTCAATGGACTAATATAGACAGTAATAACCTTGGCAATGTTGTTTGCAACCGTGTTAAAGCAAGTGAATTTGATGGTAAGGTTATTGTTGCAACCCACGGAAGAGGATTGTTTACAGGTGAATCAGCGAATCCACTTTACATCAGCGAAAAATTACCTAACCTTGACAGATTGACCACATCTCTGAGTGATGCTATTAATATCAGCAATGTATTTGGACATAAAACAGGTGCCGATATTACCTTAACATTAGCCAGCAACTCAACGCCTTCTGCAGTTTCAGCATCGATAAACAACAATACATTGATGCTTAGTTATGAGAACAGCACTGCGGGATTGGCTTTAATTACCCTTCAGGCAACTTCAGGGACTGATGTGGGCCAGGTAACATTTGCTGTTACAGTTAAAAAAGATGGTTCAACAAATGTTGATAATCTTGTGAACAGTGGAAATGATGATGAATTTACCATTTATCCAAACCCAACAAATGGTATATTTAAGATTAGATTAGAAGAACTGAATAATAATGCCGCTGATGTAAAAATTTATAATATGCGAGGACAGCTAATTGATTCAAAATCCTTTGAGAATATTAGCGAGATATCTGAGTATGAATTCAACATCAATCAGGCAGCAACAGGTTATTACCTTGTCGTAATAGCAACGACTGATGGTACGAAGAAAATGAAGATATTTAAAGAATAG
- a CDS encoding Crp/Fnr family transcriptional regulator, whose amino-acid sequence MAVFNYSRFFNENTELGQLIYEKCQKYKSGELVYAQDSNMNHAYYVKSGLLKIYRSGARGEQQIVRLVKEGSLIGFHSMLSDEPEVTGCESLNDAQVCIIPGDLLKDSMKKDKALSELIMKQTCEELKQTCNSMLEISQKTVRGRLANLFLKLQELFQAKDDEAIPLVISRVDMARWIGTSKESVSRLITEFKEDGILTFSRNEIRINSKDKLNKIVMIS is encoded by the coding sequence ATGGCAGTGTTTAACTATTCCAGGTTTTTTAATGAGAATACCGAGTTGGGGCAGTTGATTTATGAAAAATGTCAGAAGTATAAATCAGGTGAATTGGTTTATGCTCAGGATTCCAATATGAACCATGCTTATTACGTGAAGAGCGGTTTGCTAAAGATATACAGAAGTGGTGCCAGGGGCGAACAGCAGATTGTCCGCTTAGTGAAAGAAGGAAGCTTAATCGGATTTCATTCAATGCTTTCTGACGAGCCCGAAGTAACAGGTTGCGAGAGTTTAAATGATGCTCAGGTTTGTATTATTCCGGGTGATTTGTTGAAAGACTCGATGAAAAAGGATAAGGCATTATCGGAGTTGATAATGAAACAAACATGTGAAGAATTAAAGCAGACATGTAATTCAATGCTTGAAATATCGCAAAAAACAGTACGTGGCCGATTAGCTAACCTGTTTTTAAAGTTACAGGAGCTTTTCCAGGCGAAAGACGATGAAGCTATTCCTCTGGTCATTTCAAGGGTTGATATGGCTCGTTGGATTGGCACTTCAAAAGAGTCGGTAAGTCGATTGATAACTGAATTTAAGGAGGACGGTATTCTTACCTTTAGTCGTAACGAAATACGGATTAACAGTAAAGATAAGCTTAATAAAATAGTGATGATATCATAA
- a CDS encoding bile acid:sodium symporter family protein: MKKIIDPFILALMAMIVLGWLAPEPALYNGWFSLEKITQIGIALIFFFYGLKLSPHEMRQGMNNIKLHLLVQLTTFALFPILLLAFYPLLTSNESKLIWLAIFFLAALPSTVSSSVVMVVMAKGNVPGAIFNASLSGLIGILITPLWVGLFINTTNASFELSGILISLFLKILLPVFIGLLLHRYWGKFVRKNSKKLAFFDKSIILLIVYKSFAKSFNSKLFESIPWINLLIILVSVLALFSIIYTTISQLSKWLKLSRNDRITALFCGSKKSLVHGSVMSSVLFKGMAAQGLMLLPIMLYHAIQLVIISFIAQQMGKKADE; this comes from the coding sequence ATGAAAAAAATAATAGACCCATTTATTCTGGCTTTAATGGCCATGATTGTATTAGGTTGGCTCGCACCTGAACCAGCATTGTATAATGGTTGGTTTTCATTAGAAAAGATCACTCAAATTGGTATCGCTCTTATTTTCTTCTTTTACGGTTTAAAACTAAGTCCGCACGAAATGCGGCAGGGTATGAATAATATCAAACTTCACTTATTGGTGCAGTTAACTACCTTTGCTTTATTTCCTATACTATTATTAGCCTTTTATCCTTTGCTTACAAGTAATGAGTCAAAACTGATTTGGCTCGCCATCTTTTTTCTGGCAGCATTACCTTCAACAGTTTCTTCATCCGTTGTAATGGTTGTGATGGCAAAAGGAAACGTACCCGGAGCTATTTTTAATGCCAGTTTATCAGGATTAATTGGCATATTGATCACCCCTCTTTGGGTTGGATTATTTATAAACACTACCAATGCTTCATTTGAATTATCCGGAATCCTGATCAGCCTTTTCCTTAAAATTCTATTGCCTGTATTTATTGGGTTGCTTTTACATCGATATTGGGGAAAGTTTGTGAGAAAAAACAGTAAAAAGCTGGCCTTTTTTGACAAAAGCATTATCCTTCTAATCGTATATAAAAGCTTTGCCAAATCATTTAACAGTAAGCTTTTTGAATCAATACCATGGATTAATTTGCTGATTATTCTGGTTTCTGTATTGGCATTATTCAGCATTATCTATACTACAATTAGTCAATTGAGTAAATGGCTAAAGCTAAGCCGCAACGATCGTATCACAGCCCTTTTTTGTGGATCAAAAAAATCGTTGGTACACGGATCTGTTATGTCAAGCGTTCTGTTTAAAGGAATGGCTGCTCAAGGATTAATGTTGCTTCCTATTATGCTATACCATGCCATTCAGCTGGTTATTATCAGTTTTATCGCCCAACAAATGGGCAAAAAAGCAGATGAATGA
- a CDS encoding OmpA family protein: MPFLSNTYRNISFILILFVLFSCSGGKKMGNANKAYLIGEYDRAVKQFKKAYRKEKNRYTKGEISFYLGECYRNTNKYSKAASSYSKSVRYKYENIEAELYLAQCYLASGKVDEAEKAFKSYLDKKALDKRAQNGQASIRLVQSDSIKTRYLVDKVKGLSNTRFSDFSPCYASTEYDQVYFSSMRTEKKSRKRNRITGQGASNIYMARIDAKGKWTDPEPLDETINTEFDEGAGTMSSDGKTMYFTRCPYNNEEPLTAQMFEVSRSGGKWGEPTQITIGGDSILVAHPAVSPDGGTIYFVSDMPGGEGGKDLWKAQKGGESGWEEPVNLGNVINTPGDELYPYVRNDGTLYFASNGLVGYGGLDIYRAVFDEEEGYYKVTNLGRPINSESDDFSIIFKGMEEEGLFSSSRGSSKGVDNIYSFILPKLEFSMRGKVFDQKEETPISNAYVRLIGTDGTNIKLNVKEDGSFGLQLKKQTDYVFMVASKGFFNYKYKFTTVGLSDNKEFEFEVPMMPMEDAIVFQNIYFQNGKYELNNDSKQELDRLVAILDMNQNIVLDIAAHASGEGDETESIVLSQKRAEAVMDYLLLKGVKTQRLSAKGYGDSQPVKVDAKLAERYDFLTEGTELTEININRIKGNNNKRVAHEINRRIEFKVKKDDDSE; encoded by the coding sequence ATGCCCTTTTTGTCGAATACTTACCGAAATATTTCTTTCATTCTGATTCTGTTTGTTTTATTTTCCTGCTCGGGAGGTAAGAAAATGGGAAATGCCAATAAAGCATATTTAATTGGGGAATATGACAGGGCTGTAAAACAATTCAAAAAAGCTTACCGAAAAGAAAAAAACAGGTATACTAAAGGTGAAATTTCGTTTTATTTGGGCGAATGTTATAGGAATACAAATAAATACAGCAAAGCAGCCAGTAGTTACAGTAAAAGTGTAAGATATAAATACGAAAACATAGAAGCTGAATTGTATCTGGCTCAATGTTATCTGGCATCAGGTAAGGTTGATGAGGCAGAAAAAGCTTTTAAAAGTTACCTGGATAAAAAGGCACTTGACAAAAGAGCACAGAATGGTCAGGCTTCCATTCGGTTGGTTCAATCTGATTCGATTAAAACCAGATATCTGGTTGATAAAGTTAAAGGCTTAAGTAATACTCGTTTTAGTGATTTCTCACCTTGTTATGCCAGCACTGAGTATGATCAGGTATATTTTTCATCGATGCGTACTGAGAAGAAGTCGAGAAAGAGAAACCGCATTACTGGTCAGGGAGCCTCTAATATTTATATGGCACGCATAGATGCAAAAGGTAAATGGACGGATCCCGAACCTCTTGACGAAACTATCAATACCGAATTTGATGAAGGTGCAGGAACCATGTCTTCTGATGGTAAGACGATGTATTTTACACGCTGCCCATATAACAATGAAGAACCATTGACTGCTCAGATGTTTGAAGTGAGTCGTTCGGGAGGTAAGTGGGGAGAGCCAACGCAAATAACCATTGGAGGTGATAGCATATTGGTGGCTCATCCGGCTGTTTCACCTGATGGAGGAACCATTTATTTTGTTAGTGATATGCCGGGTGGAGAAGGAGGTAAAGACCTATGGAAAGCTCAAAAAGGGGGTGAAAGTGGATGGGAAGAACCTGTTAACCTGGGTAATGTTATAAATACTCCTGGAGATGAATTATATCCTTATGTAAGAAATGATGGTACCCTTTACTTTGCTTCCAATGGTCTTGTTGGATATGGAGGACTGGATATTTATCGTGCTGTCTTTGATGAAGAAGAAGGTTATTACAAAGTAACAAATCTTGGTCGCCCGATTAACAGTGAGAGCGATGATTTTAGTATTATCTTCAAAGGGATGGAAGAAGAAGGATTGTTTAGTTCCTCAAGAGGTAGTTCAAAAGGTGTGGACAACATCTATTCATTTATTCTTCCAAAGCTTGAATTCAGTATGAGAGGTAAGGTGTTTGATCAGAAGGAGGAAACGCCTATCAGCAATGCTTATGTGCGATTAATAGGAACAGATGGTACCAATATTAAGCTAAATGTAAAGGAAGACGGATCGTTTGGCCTTCAGTTGAAGAAGCAAACTGATTATGTTTTTATGGTGGCTTCAAAAGGCTTCTTTAATTATAAGTATAAATTTACAACGGTAGGATTAAGTGATAATAAGGAGTTTGAATTTGAAGTGCCAATGATGCCAATGGAAGATGCCATTGTTTTTCAAAATATCTACTTCCAGAACGGTAAATATGAATTGAACAATGATTCAAAGCAGGAATTGGACAGGTTGGTTGCTATTCTGGATATGAATCAGAATATTGTTTTGGATATTGCAGCTCATGCTTCGGGTGAGGGTGACGAAACAGAATCGATTGTATTAAGTCAGAAAAGAGCTGAAGCCGTAATGGATTACTTGCTTTTAAAAGGTGTTAAAACACAGCGTTTATCGGCTAAAGGATATGGAGATAGTCAACCTGTTAAAGTAGATGCTAAACTGGCTGAAAGATATGACTTCTTAACTGAAGGAACTGAGTTGACTGAGATTAATATCAATCGAATAAAAGGGAATAATAATAAACGGGTTGCTCACGAAATCAATCGTAGAATTGAGTTTAAGGTTAAAAAAGACGACGATTCAGAATAA
- a CDS encoding thioredoxin family protein translates to MNEVEKLVQDKDAIVLYFSHDACNVCKVLKPKVKELIVEKYPKCEFSYVNTVEQPELAANFQVFAVPTVLVYFQGKEYYRFSRNIGLGQIDEAIARPYQLLF, encoded by the coding sequence ATGAATGAAGTAGAAAAATTAGTTCAGGATAAAGACGCGATTGTACTTTACTTTTCGCACGATGCATGCAATGTATGTAAGGTGCTTAAACCAAAAGTGAAAGAATTAATAGTTGAAAAGTATCCTAAGTGCGAATTTTCTTATGTAAACACAGTGGAGCAGCCTGAATTGGCGGCCAACTTTCAGGTGTTTGCAGTTCCTACTGTTTTGGTTTATTTTCAGGGCAAAGAGTACTACCGCTTTAGTAGAAATATTGGCTTGGGACAAATTGATGAAGCCATTGCCCGCCCTTATCAGCTGTTATTTTAG
- the ispF gene encoding 2-C-methyl-D-erythritol 2,4-cyclodiphosphate synthase: MKIRVGFGYDVHKLGEDEELWIGGIKIDHIKGSIGHSDGDVLIHAICDALLGAANMRDIGYHFPDNDPSLKGIDSKILMKKTVELIEGKGFSIGNIDSTIALQTPKLKDHIPTMQKVLAETMSIDIEDIAIKATTTEKLGFVGTEDGIAAYATVLISK; this comes from the coding sequence ATGAAAATACGGGTAGGATTTGGATACGATGTACATAAGCTGGGTGAAGACGAAGAGCTATGGATTGGAGGTATAAAAATCGATCATATTAAAGGAAGTATAGGTCATTCAGATGGTGATGTTTTAATACATGCCATCTGTGATGCTTTATTAGGAGCTGCTAATATGAGAGATATTGGTTATCATTTTCCTGATAATGATCCTTCTTTGAAAGGAATAGACAGTAAGATTCTAATGAAAAAGACTGTTGAATTGATTGAAGGAAAAGGTTTTTCAATTGGTAATATTGATTCAACCATAGCATTGCAAACACCTAAGTTAAAAGATCATATTCCAACGATGCAAAAGGTTTTGGCCGAAACCATGTCAATTGATATAGAAGATATTGCCATAAAAGCAACAACAACCGAAAAACTAGGGTTTGTTGGAACAGAAGATGGAATAGCGGCTTATGCTACTGTATTGATTTCAAAATAA
- the porV gene encoding type IX secretion system outer membrane channel protein PorV, protein MKKNLLKIGSVIFILSLNFIFIKAQTSIQTAVPFLNINPESRSGGMGDAGVASSPDMNSQYLNPAKYAFIESSMGVSISFTPWLRALVNDINMSYLTYHYRIDKMQTVSASLRYFSLGQITFTGADGVATYTGNPNEFALDAAYSRVLSEKFSGAVAFRYIRSDLTSGTAEDLQAGNAFGADVAFYFRTPLKVNRNDAAFTAGMNISNMGSKISYDGVNKEFIPANLRLGVGYEMEMDKYNSISFAFDVNKLLVPSAQLNQDDTEDVENLSVPAAIFKSFGDHPDGMSGEVQELTFSLGAEYWYDKQFALRAGYFHEHESQGNRKYASAGAALRFNMFQLDASYIIPMVANNPLANTMRFSLSFDLSEMAGGKRKR, encoded by the coding sequence ATGAAGAAAAATTTATTAAAGATCGGTTCAGTAATTTTCATCCTGTCTTTAAACTTTATATTCATTAAGGCGCAAACCTCTATACAAACGGCTGTTCCTTTTTTAAATATCAATCCTGAATCGCGATCAGGAGGTATGGGAGATGCCGGTGTAGCTTCTTCGCCTGACATGAACTCGCAGTATCTTAACCCGGCAAAATATGCTTTCATTGAGAGCAGTATGGGTGTATCTATTTCATTTACACCATGGTTGAGAGCTTTAGTGAACGATATTAATATGTCATATTTGACATATCATTATCGTATTGATAAAATGCAAACAGTAAGTGCATCTTTGCGTTATTTCTCTCTTGGACAGATTACTTTTACCGGAGCAGACGGAGTTGCAACCTATACTGGAAATCCTAACGAGTTTGCATTGGATGCTGCTTATTCAAGAGTTTTATCAGAAAAATTTTCGGGTGCTGTGGCCTTTCGTTATATACGATCGGATTTAACCAGTGGTACTGCTGAAGATTTACAGGCTGGTAATGCTTTTGGAGCTGATGTGGCTTTTTATTTTCGTACCCCGTTGAAGGTAAATCGTAATGATGCTGCTTTTACAGCCGGTATGAATATCTCTAATATGGGATCTAAAATTAGTTATGATGGTGTTAATAAAGAGTTTATTCCGGCTAATTTAAGACTAGGTGTTGGTTATGAAATGGAAATGGATAAGTATAACTCTATCTCATTTGCTTTTGATGTGAATAAATTATTAGTGCCTTCAGCTCAGTTAAATCAGGACGATACTGAGGATGTTGAAAACTTATCAGTGCCTGCGGCCATTTTTAAATCTTTTGGTGATCATCCGGACGGAATGTCGGGTGAAGTACAGGAGCTGACATTCTCATTAGGAGCCGAATACTGGTATGATAAACAATTTGCTTTACGTGCAGGTTATTTTCATGAACACGAAAGTCAAGGCAACAGAAAGTATGCTTCTGCCGGTGCAGCTCTGAGATTTAATATGTTTCAACTTGATGCGTCTTATATTATTCCTATGGTTGCAAATAATCCACTTGCCAATACCATGCGTTTCTCTCTTTCATTCGATTTGAGTGAAATGGCTGGCGGCAAGAGAAAACGTTAA